The following nucleotide sequence is from Candidatus Poseidoniia archaeon.
GGGGAGCTCGATCCTGATTGAAGGTACCTCCGGGGCAGGTAAGGAACTGCTCGCCAAGCAGTATGCCGCCTCTGGTATCGGTGCTGAAAATGTTGTCTATTTCTCAACTGACGAAACCTCCGAGGAACTGGTCGAGACCTTTGAGCACTACAACTGGCCCACCGACATGCGGATTGTCAACGTCGGCACCCAGTATTTCGAGAAGGTACTGGCGCGTGACCTGCAGGCCTCCCGCTTCAAGCAGGAAGGGCTTTCGGTAAGCGAGCTGCGCAATGTCGGTGCCTACGGCGCGACCGCGGACCAGATTAATTTCGTTTCCGACATGGCGTACGAAATCTCGAAGCTACGCTCGCCCTTCCGGGTCGTCGTCGATTCGCTCGATTTCTTCCTGCAATACTACTCGCTGGCTGAGGTGCTCTCATCGATGCGGACTATCAAGGAATACGCGCAGGCGAACGGCGGCCTCGTGCTCTACACTGTCTCGCAGGACGCGCACGATTCGAAGACGCAGAGCCAGATTGAAGCTGTCGCCGACGTCATTATCGAGCTCGAAGTAGGGCGTATGGCGGCCGAGTTCGAGAATCGCATGATTATCAAGAAGATTCGCAACCACCCGGAGAAAGCAGCGGTGCTAATCTACGCCGTCACTGAGCACGGTATTACGCCCGAGATGATTACCCGCGTCGCCTGAAAGCGACGAGTTATTCCTGCTCCAGTAACGCCGTATTGATTTCCTACGGCAGCTGCCCGCCTTCGGGCTTCGCTTCCGGCGCGCTGCTGACCAGCAGCCCGCCACTCCCGACAATCAGCGCCGCGCCCAGGGCGTCGCCCCAGACGAGCGTTTGCTGGAAGAGCAGCCAACCGTAAATCCCGCCGACGAGCACCGTCGCGTAGGAGAAGGCGCCGATGTAGGCGGCGCGGGCCGCCTGGTAGGCGCGCGTCATCCCGGTCTGCCCCACACCAGCGCAGATGCCGACACCGATAATCGCGAGCGCCTCGGGCAGCGCCAGCCGCGGAAGTTCGCTGGCGGCGAACGGCAGCGTCGCGGCCGTGCAGAAAAGCGCGAACCAGAAAACGACCCCGTCAGGCGATGTGCTGGTGCGCAGCCCGCGCACCGCCAGATAGGCGAACGCCGAGAGCACGCCCGAAATCAGCGCGACCAGCGCGTCGATATCGACCTCGCGCAGCGAAGGCGAGACTATCAGCACGGTGCCGGCGAACGAGAGCGCAATGCAGCCGTAGACCAGCGACGATACATGCTCGCGGAGCATCGCGCCTGAGAAGAGCGCAACGAAGAGTGGTGCGGTGTATTGCAGCGTCACCGCGTTCGAGAGCGAAATCTGTTGCACCGCGTAGAAGTAGCACGCCATCGCCGACAGGCCTACTGTGCAGCGCCAGAGCAGCAGCCTCCGGTCGCCGACCCGCAGCGACGTCGCGCGCAGCCGCGACCACGCCAGCAGCGCCAGTGTGATTATCAGGCTGCGACCGAAAATCACCGTCGCGACCCCCGCATGGCCGGCGGTCCACTTCACCAGCGCGCTGCCGGTGCCGAACGCGACGCTGGCGAGCAGCATCCAGGCGACCGCGCGGTGGGCGGCGTCCATCTACCGCAGCACGGCGATGGCGTCTATCTCGACCAGCGCGTCCAGCGGCAGCCGCGCTACCTCGACAGTGGAGCGCGCCGGCGCCGCCTCCTCCCCGAACATCTCTATATAAACTGTATTCATCGCGCCGAAGTCATCCATGTCTATCAGGAAGACCGTGGTCTTGACTACGTCCGCCAGCGCCAGCTGGCTCTCCGCCAGCACCGCCTGCAGATTGCGGATGGCCTGGCGGGTCTGCTCCGCGACGCCAGCTTCGAGCGTTGCGACGTCGTGCTGGCGACCGAGTTGCCCGCTCATAAAGAGCAGCCCGGCGTCGGCGACCGCCTGCGAGTAGGGGCCGATGGGGGGTGGCGCGTTGGGAGATTCGACTATTTCCTTCATACACCCCCATGGCCAGCATAAAGAGTCTTTTTGCCCCGCCGGCGTGGGGCGCTCCTTGTTCCCATTCCCGGAGCTCCGCAAAGGGCAGGATGCGATGCTGGCTGACTGTCGCACGTCGTTCGCCGCCGGCGAGCACCTGCTGGCGCACGCGCCCACCGGGCTGGGGAAGACCGCCGCGGCGCTGACCGCCGCGGTCGAGGTGGCGCAAGAGCGAGGGTTGCTGGTGGTGGCGCTGACGTCACGGCAGACACAGCACGCTATTTTCGTCGAGACGCTGAAACGGATTCACACGCAGCAACCGCTGAAAATCGTGGACGTGATTTCCAAGCAGGACATGTGTCCGCGCGACGATTTGGACGAGAGCCGCTACGGCGTTTTCCAGGCTGTCTGCACCGCGCTGGTGCGCAACAACGACTGCCGCTACCACGCCGGCTACCGCCCCGAATTCCTGCCGCAGGTCTTCGACGAGCCGCTCTCGGCCGCCGGCCTGAAGGCGCTCTGCCACGAAGAGGTGCAGTGTCCGCACCGCGTTGCGCTCGAGGCGGCGCAGGAATGCGACGTGCTGGTCTGCGACTACAACTATCTCTTCACGCCGTGGTCTGATGTGGTGTGGGAACGCATCCAGCGGCCGCTGGAGGAGGTGCTGCTGATTGTCGACGAGGCACACAACCTGCCCGACCGCATTCGGCTCTCCGCGTCACCGACGCTCTCGCTGCAGCGCATCCGCGAAGCGCAGCGTGAGGCGAGCCAAGCGCTGCGCGCGCAACTCTCAATCCTGGAGCGGCTGGTCGAGAGCCTGACCGACCACAAAGGCGAGAAGGAGATTGACGGTGGTAGCGTCAGCCGCATGCTCGACGCGGCGCTGAAGCAGAAACTGACCGACCTGGATGGCTTCGTGAGGTTGCTCGAGCGGTCGGCGCAGCGCCGGCTGCAGCGCGGCAAGGTGGCGCGCATGGGTGATGTCGCGGATTTCCTGCATCACTGGCGTTTCCTGAAGGAAGGGAGCGACCTGCGGCTGGCGCACGGCGGCGACAAGCTGTGGCAGCGCAAGCTCTCGCTGCGGCTGCTCGACCCCGCGTCAATCAGTGCGCCGGTCTTCCGCGCCGTGCGCGGCTCGGTACTGATGTCGGGCACGCTGAAGCCGTGCGGTTTCTATCGCGACCTGCTGGGGCTCGGCGCGGAACGCTCCCGCAAGGCGACCTACAGCTCACCCTTCCCGTCCGAAAACCGGCTGCTACTCTGCGTCGATGACGTCTCGACGCTCTACCGCAACCGCGGCGACCCGCTCTACCGCAAGCTGGCGGCGTCGCTGACGGCCGTGGCGCAGGCGACACCGGGCAACGTCGCGGCGTTCTTCCCGAGCTACGCGCTGCGCGACGACGTCGCTGCCAGGCTGGGCGACCATGGTAAGACTTTGCTGCTCGAGGAGCGCGGCGCATCCCCCACAAAGCGAACGGCGCTGCTCGGGCGCTTGCAGCAGCGCGACGCGTTGCTGCTGGCGGTGATGGGGGGCATCTTCGGCGAAGGTGTCGACTATCCCGACAACCTGCTCGCCGCCGTCGTCGTCGTCGGGATACCGGTGCCGCCGCCGTCGCTCGAGCAGAAAAAGCTGGAAGAGTATTTCGAGCGAAAGTTCGGAAACGGAAAGGGGCGCCTCTACGCGCAGACCTACCCCTCGGTCAACCGCGTGCTGCAGGCGGCCGGCCGCTGCATCCGCAACGAGACTGACCGCGGTGTGGTGCTGCTCTACGACAACCGGCTGGGGCACCGCCCCTACCGCCGCTTCCTGCCAAAGGAAGTAAGGCATTGCACTAGCAGCGCGGTGCCGGCGCTGGTACGCGGTTTCAACGACCCCAGAACGGGGAAGCCGCCTTCTTGATACGTTGCAACTCGGTAATGACGTCTTCCTCATCGGGCGTCAGCTTGACGTTTTCGTCGCGCAGGCGCACCACATCGCGCTCGTCCATCTCTATATAAAGTATATCCCCCTCGTTTACTTGCCGGCCGACGGTTGCCTCGGTCACGGCAATCGCGACTTCGTCGCCCTGCGTCGCCTCCTTGAGCCCTTGCTCCCCGGAGCGCATCGAGCGGATGCGCCCGATAACGTGGTTGTCGGCACGTAGCACTTTCTGGCCAACCATGATGCGTCCCGCCAGCACGCGCACGCCGAAAACAGCGGGGTCGCGTGTGCGGAAAGTATGGCCCTCGAGGAATTCGATTTTGCCGGGATGTGGGAACTCCTCGCGTAGCGCCCGCGCCTGTTCGCGCTTCAGCTCCAGCAGCCACTCGCCGTACTCCTCGACCAGATGGTAGACTACATCGGCCTCGAAGAGCTTCGCTTCGCTCTCGACCAGCGCTGCGCGCGCGTCAGGCAGCACGTTGACGCCAAACGCCAGGACCGCACGCTGCTCGGCCGGTGCGGTCTCCGCCAGCCTCACGTCGCGGCGCGAAACGTCGCCGACCGCGGCGCGCATGATTGGCGCGCCGGCTGCCTGTAGTTCGTAGGCGAGCACCTCGAGCGAGCCGATGGCGTCGGCGCGCACTACCAGCCCGCGGTCTTCTAGCGCGACGTTGCTCTCCATCTCCCCCGAAAGCCGCTCCAGCACCGGCGCGACATCGTCGCCTTGCGGGACTCCGTAGAAGGGCGCGCCGGCGATGGCCCCTTCAAGGTTGGGCGCGACCACTTTCAGGCCGGCGGCGGCGGCGACCTCCGTGACCGTGTTGAACTGCTGGCGCGGGTCGCGAATTTCGTCCAGCGGCCGCGGCTGCAGCAGGCTGCGCACGCGCGTCACCAGCGGCTCGGGCGTCGCGCCGATAACCAGCGTGTCGCTGGCGCGCAGGACGCCATTGTAGATAATGACACCGAGCGTCTTGCCAAGCCCGCGCTCCTCCTTGACCTCGAGCACGGTGCCTTCGGCAACCCCCTCCTTCAGTGCCAGGCGCCCCTCGAGGTAGCGCTGCGCCAGTCCCATCAGCAGCATGAACAGCTCGGGGACGCCTTCGCCGCTGTCGCGGACCGACGTGGGCACCAGCGCAATCGTCTTCTGGAAATCCTCGACTTCGGAGTAGAGCGCCGAATCGAAATTGTGCCTGCCCAGCTCGCGTATGATTTCCCAGATGCGCTCCTGTAGTCCCTCCTGCGCCAGTTGCGACTGCTCCTGCCGGTTGGCGGCGAAAGTACCCTTGTGGGTGCGCCAGCCGGGGAGCCGGTCTATCTTGTTTAGCATCAGGATAAAGGGCGTCTGCGCCCGCCGCAACACCTGCAGCGACTCTATGGTCTGCGGCTTGAAGCCCTCCATGATATCGACCACCAGCACCGCCAGGTCCGCCAGCTGTCCCCCGCGCGCGCGCAGCGTGCTGAAGGAGTGGTGGCCGGGAGTATCGATAAAGAGCAGCCCGGGCAGCCGGATATTCTCCTCCGGCAGCAGCGCGCCGCAAATGTCACTGATGGTCTCGAACGGCACCTCGGTCGCGCCGATGTGCTGCGTGATGGCGCCCGCCTCGCGGCTTACGACCGCGGTGCCGCGCACCCAGTCGAGCAGAGACGTCTTCCCGTGGTCGACGTGACCCAGCACCGCCACGATAGGCTGGCGCAGCGGCCCCGCCGGGGGCTGTTCCTCCTCAGGAGAAGC
It contains:
- the infB gene encoding translation initiation factor IF-2, whose product is MSSDDEAADDASPEEEQPPAGPLRQPIVAVLGHVDHGKTSLLDWVRGTAVVSREAGAITQHIGATEVPFETISDICGALLPEENIRLPGLLFIDTPGHHSFSTLRARGGQLADLAVLVVDIMEGFKPQTIESLQVLRRAQTPFILMLNKIDRLPGWRTHKGTFAANRQEQSQLAQEGLQERIWEIIRELGRHNFDSALYSEVEDFQKTIALVPTSVRDSGEGVPELFMLLMGLAQRYLEGRLALKEGVAEGTVLEVKEERGLGKTLGVIIYNGVLRASDTLVIGATPEPLVTRVRSLLQPRPLDEIRDPRQQFNTVTEVAAAAGLKVVAPNLEGAIAGAPFYGVPQGDDVAPVLERLSGEMESNVALEDRGLVVRADAIGSLEVLAYELQAAGAPIMRAAVGDVSRRDVRLAETAPAEQRAVLAFGVNVLPDARAALVESEAKLFEADVVYHLVEEYGEWLLELKREQARALREEFPHPGKIEFLEGHTFRTRDPAVFGVRVLAGRIMVGQKVLRADNHVIGRIRSMRSGEQGLKEATQGDEVAIAVTEATVGRQVNEGDILYIEMDERDVVRLRDENVKLTPDEEDVITELQRIKKAASPFWGR
- a CDS encoding DMT family transporter, with amino-acid sequence MDAAHRAVAWMLLASVAFGTGSALVKWTAGHAGVATVIFGRSLIITLALLAWSRLRATSLRVGDRRLLLWRCTVGLSAMACYFYAVQQISLSNAVTLQYTAPLFVALFSGAMLREHVSSLVYGCIALSFAGTVLIVSPSLREVDIDALVALISGVLSAFAYLAVRGLRTSTSPDGVVFWFALFCTAATLPFAASELPRLALPEALAIIGVGICAGVGQTGMTRAYQAARAAYIGAFSYATVLVGGIYGWLLFQQTLVWGDALGAALIVGSGGLLVSSAPEAKPEGGQLP
- a CDS encoding Rid family detoxifying hydrolase, producing the protein MKEIVESPNAPPPIGPYSQAVADAGLLFMSGQLGRQHDVATLEAGVAEQTRQAIRNLQAVLAESQLALADVVKTTVFLIDMDDFGAMNTVYIEMFGEEAAPARSTVEVARLPLDALVEIDAIAVLR
- a CDS encoding ATP-dependent DNA helicase gives rise to the protein MFPFPELRKGQDAMLADCRTSFAAGEHLLAHAPTGLGKTAAALTAAVEVAQERGLLVVALTSRQTQHAIFVETLKRIHTQQPLKIVDVISKQDMCPRDDLDESRYGVFQAVCTALVRNNDCRYHAGYRPEFLPQVFDEPLSAAGLKALCHEEVQCPHRVALEAAQECDVLVCDYNYLFTPWSDVVWERIQRPLEEVLLIVDEAHNLPDRIRLSASPTLSLQRIREAQREASQALRAQLSILERLVESLTDHKGEKEIDGGSVSRMLDAALKQKLTDLDGFVRLLERSAQRRLQRGKVARMGDVADFLHHWRFLKEGSDLRLAHGGDKLWQRKLSLRLLDPASISAPVFRAVRGSVLMSGTLKPCGFYRDLLGLGAERSRKATYSSPFPSENRLLLCVDDVSTLYRNRGDPLYRKLAASLTAVAQATPGNVAAFFPSYALRDDVAARLGDHGKTLLLEERGASPTKRTALLGRLQQRDALLLAVMGGIFGEGVDYPDNLLAAVVVVGIPVPPPSLEQKKLEEYFERKFGNGKGRLYAQTYPSVNRVLQAAGRCIRNETDRGVVLLYDNRLGHRPYRRFLPKEVRHCTSSAVPALVRGFNDPRTGKPPS
- a CDS encoding RAD55 family ATPase gives rise to the protein MAEIVTSGIPRLDAALLEGKGFKMGSSILIEGTSGAGKELLAKQYAASGIGAENVVYFSTDETSEELVETFEHYNWPTDMRIVNVGTQYFEKVLARDLQASRFKQEGLSVSELRNVGAYGATADQINFVSDMAYEISKLRSPFRVVVDSLDFFLQYYSLAEVLSSMRTIKEYAQANGGLVLYTVSQDAHDSKTQSQIEAVADVIIELEVGRMAAEFENRMIIKKIRNHPEKAAVLIYAVTEHGITPEMITRVA